From the genome of Parazoarcus communis, one region includes:
- a CDS encoding FKBP-type peptidyl-prolyl cis-trans isomerase, producing MQTEIAKNSVVTLKYTVTDPDGAVIDDGQHPLVYLHGGYDGIFPTLEEALHGKKVGENFKIKLQPEDAFGDYDEELVLVEDAKLFPDNIEVGMSFERVSEDGEEEIIYRITDIAEGKVVVDGNHPLAGVALIFDVTVAEVRAGTEEEIGHGHVHGAGGHHH from the coding sequence ATGCAAACGGAAATTGCAAAGAACAGCGTCGTCACCCTCAAGTACACCGTGACCGACCCGGACGGTGCGGTGATCGACGATGGTCAGCATCCGCTGGTTTATCTCCATGGTGGTTACGACGGCATCTTCCCGACGCTGGAAGAAGCCCTGCACGGCAAGAAGGTAGGCGAGAACTTCAAGATCAAGCTGCAACCCGAAGACGCTTTCGGTGACTACGACGAAGAACTGGTGCTGGTGGAAGATGCAAAGCTCTTCCCGGACAACATCGAAGTCGGCATGTCCTTCGAGCGCGTGAGCGAAGACGGCGAGGAAGAAATCATCTACCGCATTACCGACATTGCCGAAGGCAAGGTGGTGGTCGATGGCAACCATCCGCTGGCCGGCGTGGCGCTGATCTTCGACGTGACGGTGGCCGAAGTGCGTGCCGGTACTGAAGAAGAGATTGGCCATGGACACGTCCATGGTGCTGGCGGACATCATCACTGA